A genomic window from Streptomyces sp. MST-110588 includes:
- a CDS encoding nucleotidyl transferase AbiEii/AbiGii toxin family protein, which produces MAITLHSLRAALAPDSWYVKGSAALSAWIGPAARLPNDLDLVVPAKAAQRLLMQDALPYGPRGESLCVARHEPVVFSSGSSPTVYRALVEIRGPEMLPPVLLNLLLAQEGEGRDRERTTLLGFPGPTGEVTVPSVTGYRFLAEKLVRYSRQRSGGRVNTRWQDLTDMLRAVAHPAFPALRLKALCQDLMTEMADHGRTPPACLPAPPAEWLDFWDTATFVDGLPFGRLPEAAGRLARFWEPVLRCPEQAPEEEADAMDAVWSPDAWS; this is translated from the coding sequence ATGGCGATCACTTTGCACAGCCTCCGCGCGGCGCTCGCCCCCGATAGCTGGTACGTCAAAGGTTCCGCGGCGCTGTCCGCCTGGATCGGCCCGGCAGCCCGCCTGCCGAACGACCTCGACCTCGTCGTACCGGCGAAGGCGGCGCAGCGTCTTCTGATGCAGGACGCGCTGCCGTACGGACCACGCGGTGAGTCGTTGTGCGTGGCACGCCACGAGCCGGTGGTGTTCAGCTCCGGCTCCTCACCCACGGTGTACCGGGCGCTGGTGGAGATCAGGGGGCCGGAGATGCTGCCGCCCGTACTCCTCAACCTGCTCCTTGCGCAGGAGGGCGAGGGGAGGGACAGGGAGCGCACCACGTTGCTCGGCTTCCCCGGGCCGACAGGGGAGGTGACCGTGCCGTCGGTCACCGGGTACCGGTTCCTGGCGGAGAAACTCGTGCGCTACAGCAGGCAACGCAGCGGCGGCCGGGTCAACACCCGCTGGCAGGACCTCACCGACATGCTCCGCGCCGTTGCCCACCCCGCATTCCCTGCCCTGCGGCTGAAAGCGCTGTGCCAAGACCTGATGACCGAGATGGCGGATCACGGCCGCACTCCCCCAGCCTGCCTCCCGGCGCCGCCCGCCGAGTGGCTCGACTTCTGGGACACGGCCACGTTCGTGGACGGCCTTCCCTTCGGACGTCTGCCTGAGGCGGCAGGGCGGCTGGCGCGCTTCTGGGAGCCCGTACTGCGGTGCCCGGAGCAGGCGCCGGAAGAAGAGGCCGATGCGATGGACGCGGTGTGGAGTCCCGACGCGTGGTCCTGA